In Cheilinus undulatus linkage group 3, ASM1832078v1, whole genome shotgun sequence, the genomic window CAAGCCAATATTTAGGGCTTTGTGGGTAATACAAAAGACTATATTTAATTTAGTTAACAATGAGAAGCACTAAGTAAAGTTTTATCCCTAATATGTCACACTTTGCTTGTTAACCCTGCATTTTCCCCTCCACGGTTTTCTGGATCATGCTTGTCAAAATGTTAGACTTCTTTGACTTATGTGCcatgatgtctttttttttttctctccagaCTCATCGCCATGCATCTGGTACGTCTATTGTGCCGCCACAAGACAGCCCTTGTCATCGGCACTGTGTGCAGCTTTGCTGTCGTTCTGGTATTCTTGGCCAAATGTACCTCTGAAACTCTGAAACAGGGCCATCAGGATCCTCCAGGCCTTGCCCCTCGTGCAATTGCATTACAGTCCCATCAGGAACATCAGAATCCCCCCTCCCCATCCAAAGACTTTTCAGCAATGCTGGTGGTCCTCATCACAACTGGACCAAAATACACAGAGAGAAGGAGTATCATCCGCAGCACCTGGCTGGCTAAGCGGGACTCTGATGTCCTGGCCATGTTTGTGGTGGGAACTCAAGGGCTTCCCAGTGAGGACCTACAGAACCTGAACACAGAGCAGGGTCGACACAAGGACCTGCTCTTACTGCCTGATTTGCGAGACTCTTATGAGAATTTAACACTCAAGCTGCTGCACATGTACTCCTGGCTGGACCAGAACGTAGAGTTTAAGTTTGTCCTCAAAGCAGATGATGACACATTTGCTCGCTTGGACCTCCTGAAGGATGAGCTTAAGGGGAAAGAGCCCAGCCGGTTGTACTGGGGCTTTTTCTCAGGGCGGGGACGGgtgaaaacagctggaaaatGGCGTGAAAGCTCATGGGAGCTCTGTGACTACTACCTTCCCTATGCACTGGGTGGGGGCTACATCCTCTCAGCGGACCTGGTGCATTATATTCACATAAACGTGGGTTACTTAAAAACCTGGCAGAGTGAGGATGTGTCACTGGGAGCCTGGCTGGCACCAGTGGATGTTCGGAGGACACATGACCCACGCTTTGACACAGAGTACAAATCGCGTGGTTGCAACAACAAATACTTGGTGACACATAAGCAGAGCTTGGAGGACATGTTAGAAAAACACCAGACTCTGCAGCGAGATGGCAGGCTCTGCAAAGAGGAAGTCAAGTTGCGATTGTCCTATATTTATGACTGGAGTGTCCCACCCTCACAGTGCTGCCAAAGGAAGGATGGCATTCCTTAAATATGTTCTTTAAATGAGATTAAAGGTGCCATCTGTTTAATGACAGACTTcgctgaaaaagtaaaaagcaaaaatggtcagtCAAGTCTTCATAGAGATACTGTTAAAGTTTTGTAATGGACCCCAGACGTTAAAATATATGACTTGTAACtgctgaaaatgtcatttaaaatctGGAAATACTTATTCTGATAGTGACAACAAACAATATGAATTTCACTACTATTTCTTGTTATATAAGGCCAGGCCATGCTCTGCCCTTCCTTTCAGCTAAAACTATTTTAGaccttgtttttaattattttaagtttCCATTTTCAATTTGAATCTGTTCACACAGAAGCTCTGTGTGGACATGTGTTCATATATCTTTTTTTCTACACTAGGTCAATTTTGTTTACTTTCTCAAGATCTTGATGTATGTACTGCAGGATTACAACACTGGTTGTCCAGCAGATTAATTTCAGTTGGTTGCTCTAAAACTGTGGAAATGAGCTGGGGAAATCATTGTTATCTCAAAATAAGGACATCGATATTTGAGATGTCAAAAAAATTGCTTGTAAATCAAGGAGTAAAATAAATTGTAGGGATGCAGATCTACTTAAAAGgggcatattttacccttttaagacaagtttttactggtctcagaggtccccaaaacatgcctgtgaagtttgttgcagtaaaaacactccagtattagatttttgcatgtttttcataaaaacttTCTGTtacagcccttctcagaacgagctgtttctgtgtctgtggctttaaatattaatgagctATCTGACTCCCTGACCGCGCCCCTCTCAGGagatggatgtggctctcctgatcctctcagctggcagctgagaaaAATATCAGGATAGGAGGGCAGATCTTTCTTCCAAGCGAGGAGGGCCAACCACACCTGGaggcagtgctaactccccacataacatcatgaggggaaataaTCTGAGATTGGCTcattttagcacacattttctgaaaggtggagaaagacgGGGAGGGTTTGAATTTTTCTGGTACGTGAGGgaactgtggacaggccaggggcacatatttttgttagaaaagccccaaaaagtgattttgcataatatgtccccttttagACATGTTTTGAGCCACACCTGGAAATGACTGTGACACTTCTTGTTTTTTGCTTTACGGAATTAAATAAGTCCCATGGAATCTTGAAAAATTGCTTGTGAAAATGAATTCAAGATGTGATTGtcaaaaaatctattttttaatgACTGTGCAGAGAACAGGTAATTTAACAGAGTTGTATCTTCAAGAGAATGTGATTCTAAACAGTATAAAACCTTCAGCAATGATGTCCAACTAGTTTTGCATCTTTGCCGTAGTGATAGAGAATTAGCTCAAGAAATTCCCCCTTAAGCCTTGTGTTGTACAGGTGAACTCCTTTGGCCTCGTTACGTGGACCCTTGTTGACGTGCTCCTTCAGTCATACTGGTGGCCTCATCTTCCCTGTCTGCACTTTTCCTGCTGTTCCTCTTACTAAATACTTTCCAAGACTATGA contains:
- the b3galt6 gene encoding beta-1,3-galactosyltransferase 6, whose translation is MHLVRLLCRHKTALVIGTVCSFAVVLVFLAKCTSETLKQGHQDPPGLAPRAIALQSHQEHQNPPSPSKDFSAMLVVLITTGPKYTERRSIIRSTWLAKRDSDVLAMFVVGTQGLPSEDLQNLNTEQGRHKDLLLLPDLRDSYENLTLKLLHMYSWLDQNVEFKFVLKADDDTFARLDLLKDELKGKEPSRLYWGFFSGRGRVKTAGKWRESSWELCDYYLPYALGGGYILSADLVHYIHINVGYLKTWQSEDVSLGAWLAPVDVRRTHDPRFDTEYKSRGCNNKYLVTHKQSLEDMLEKHQTLQRDGRLCKEEVKLRLSYIYDWSVPPSQCCQRKDGIP